In a genomic window of Helianthus annuus cultivar XRQ/B chromosome 10, HanXRQr2.0-SUNRISE, whole genome shotgun sequence:
- the LOC110880968 gene encoding protein FAR-RED IMPAIRED RESPONSE 1-like, translating to MSKLNLGPVKAFNVMKTCFGGFEDVGASKVEFKNYKRYSMVFVPFTGIDNHHCNVTFGVALLASETADTYIWLLRVFLKAVGSQPKVVVTDQDPAMKKAISAVFVDTRHRLCMWHVMHKLSQMVGVRLCNFTNFKERIYGVVWTDILTPEEFESEWETVIAEFNLEDNDWLSDIFALRESWIPAYYRMEHMSGLMRTTSRSESENHFFGQVSSSKATLVEFMTHYETAIEAQRHTHRKNDHESRYKRPQLKSSYKLLEGQAVDIYTKSIFCDVQADLIGVADCINQRYEDQPDGFVKFYVNDSQQLYKHSMHGVIEILFLAFFREFPKQYILNRWRKEASPNCSPEFSISREYMTELDPHVQSMMRDIIYSTEYTLNRLSGNKEELSLYKDYVQSYMKQVQDTQIVAPPASSRDRFAEITGQYKNDKNPMRVPVGYKSKGSGSQKRLKSKQEIAIDKKKSMSKLGAKERQCQI from the exons ATGTCTAAGCTGAATTTGGGTCCTGTCAAggcgtttaatgttatgaagactTGTTTTGGCGGTTTTGAAGACGTGGGCGCAAGCAAAGTTGAATTTAAGAACTATAAGAG ATACTCTATGGTGTTTGTACCGTTCACTGGTATAGACAATCATCACTGCAATGTTACATTTGGTGTAGCATTGTTGGCGTCGGAAACTGCTGATACGTATATTTGGTTGTTAAGAGTTTTTCTTAAAGCTGTTGGTtctcaaccaaaagttgttgtcactGACCAAGATCCAGCGATGAAGAAGGCTATTTCTGCTGTATTTGTTGACACGAGGCATCGGTTATGCATGTGGCATGTGATGCATAAACTTTCTCAGATG GTTGGTGTTAGGCTATGCAATTTCACCAATTTTAAAGAACGTATCTATGGTGTTGTGTGGACGGATATTCTCACACCTGAAGAGTTTGAATCAGAATGGGAAACGGTTATTGCAGAATTCAATTTAGAAGATAATGACTGGCTATCTGATATTTTTGCACTTAGGGAATCTTGGATCCCTGCATACTATAGAATGGAGCATATGTCTGGTCTTATGCGAACGACATCCAGGTCGGAGAGTGAGAATCATTTTTTTGGTCAAGTGTCCAGTTCGAAAGCTACTCTTGTTGAGTTTATGACGCATTATGAGACTGCAATAGAAGCACAACGTCACACACATCGTAAAAATGATCATGAATCTCGATACAAAAGACCCCAGTTGAAGAGTAGTTACAAATTGTTGGAAGGGCAAGCTGTTGATATATACACAAAAAGTATTTTTTGTGACGTTCAAGCTGATCTTATTGGAGTTGCGGATTGCATAAATCAACGTTACGAAGATCAGcctgatgggtttgttaagttttacgtAAATGACTCCCAACAGCTTT ACAAACATTCTATGCATGGCGTTATAGAGatattgtttttggcgtttttcag ggaatttccaaaacaatacattCTGAATAGATGGCGCAAAGAGGCCTCCCCAAACTGCTCTCCTGAATTCTCAATTAGTCGTGAATATATGACCGAGCTTGATCCTCATGTGCAAAGTATGATGCGAGATATTATTTATTCAACCGAATACACTTTGAACCGTTTATCTGGTAATAAAGAGGAgctatccttatacaaggattatgTTCAATCTTATATGAAGCAGGTTCAAGATACGCAGATTGTTGCTCCTCCCGCTAGTTCTAGGGATAGATTTGCCGAGATAACTGGTCAATATAAAAATGACAAGAATCCGATGAGAGTCCCTGTAGGTTATAAATCCAAAGGTTCTGGTTCTCAAAAGCGCCTGAAATCTAAACAGGAGATAGCAATTGACAAAAAGAAATCAATGTCGAAACTCGGGGCCAAAGAAAGACAGTGTcagatataa
- the LOC110884418 gene encoding uncharacterized protein LOC110884418 — protein MALHRLPITPVTVVDAAIVIIPDGIFTHTFPAKTISYPPITVHKPPQLAFSSSFTPQFQAFSASSSNGDSEESSVQLSEPEPESEPELEPEPESNSGDADGIEVEVEKVSKNRRRIRSKVAIDASLQTVWGILTDYERLADIIPSLVVSQVLDKGENFARLLQIGQQNLAFGWKFSAKGVIDCYEQDFEVLPNGQRRDIDFKMIEGDFTIFEGKWSIEQYEPSGCVSGQQYDTTLLYTVEVEPKMWLPVQLVEGRISREIQMNLFSIREEARKLSDSNSSG, from the exons ATGGCGTTACACCGGCTACCAATCACTCCGGTAACCGTAGTAGATGCCGCCATTGTTATTATTCCCGACGGTATCTTCACCCACACTTTTCCCGCCAAAACAATCAGTTATCCACCAATAACCGTACACAAACCACCACAACTAGCCTTCAGCTCATCATTTACACCTCAATTTCAAGCATTTTCTGCGTCGTCTTCCAACGGAGATTCTGAGGAATCGTCCGTACAGTTATCTGAACCGGAACCGGAATCGGAACCGGAATTGGAACCGGAACCGGAATCGAATTCCGGTGATGCTGATGGAATTGAAGTTGAGGTTGAAAAGGTAAGTAAGAATCGACGGAGAATTAGGTCTAAGGTTGCTATTGACGCTAGTTTACAAACAGTTTGGGGAATTTTGACCGATTATGAACGGCTGGCTGATATTATACCTAGTCTCGTTGTGAGTCAGGTGCTTGATAAGGGAGAAAACTTTGCTCGTCTTCTTCAG ATTGGGCAACAAAATCTGGCATTTGGATGGAAATTCAGTGCTAAAGGCGTTATTGATTGTTATGAACAAGATTTTGAAGTTCTTCCAAATGGTCAAAGGCGTGATATCGACTTTAAGATGATTGAAGGCGATTTTACAATCTTTGAAGGAAAATGGTCCATTGAGCAG TATGAACCAAGTGGTTGTGTATCTGGTCAACAATATGATACAACTCTTTTATACACGGTTGAAGTGGAGCCGAAAATGTGGTTGCCCGTTCAACTTGTTGAAGGCCGGATTTCCCGAGAGATACAAATGAACCTTTTTAGCATTCGAGAAGAAGCCCGGAAATTATCTGATAGTAATTCTTCTGGTTAG